The following proteins come from a genomic window of Acomys russatus chromosome 17, mAcoRus1.1, whole genome shotgun sequence:
- the LOC127201785 gene encoding 60S ribosomal protein L10a-like: MEGALQQPIAESLIEQIPRILGPGLNKAGKFPSLLTHKENTVAKADEVKSTIKFQMKKLCLAVVVGHVKTIDDELVYNIHLPVNFLVSSLKKNWQNVRALCIKSTMGKPRHLY; this comes from the exons ATGGAAGGAGCGCTGCAGCAGCCCATAGCTG agtCTCTGATTGAGCAGATCCCACGGATCCTGGGCCCAGGCTTGAACAAGGCTGGGAAATTCCCTTCCCTGCTGACACACAAGGAAAACACGGTAGCCAAAGCTGATGAGGTGAAATCCACCATCAAGTTCCAGATGAAGAAGCTGTGTCTGGCTGTTGTTGTTGGCCACGTGAAGACGATTGACGATGAGCTGGTCTACAACATCCACCTGCCCGTCAATTTCCTGGTGTCCTCGCTCAAGAAGAACTGGCAAAATGTCCGAGCTTTGTGCATTAAGAGCACCATGGGCAAGCCCCGGCATCTGTACTAG